Genomic window (Oryza sativa Japonica Group chromosome 3, ASM3414082v1):
TTCAGGGTTATGATATCAGTTTCCTGATAACAAACTACCACTGTGAGGACATGCACAAGCATAAGCTCATAGATTTCATTGTTCAGTTTATGGAGGTAAGGAAAAATGTTTTCCTTGGCTTTCCCATTTGCTACAGTTTGTGACTTTATACTCATATCACATATTCTGATTTGTGCTGTAGGACATCGACAAGGAGATCAGTGAGCTAAAGCTTTCGGTAAATACACGTGGTCGGTTAGTGGCAACTGAATTCCTGAAGCAGTTCATATGACACATTCTTGGCGATCTTTGGAAAACATAAAACCCTAGCATTGTTAGCTATGCTGTCTTGGCCTTTGGCGAGCAAATCTGGAAGGATCTTTCCACCACtttgttttccttttgtaaATGCGTTGACAAGGATATGTGAATTCTTGATCCAACTAGACCTCATTGGCAGCTAAAATCTGCCCAGGCAAGAGAGATGAGGGGAAACAAAGTCATGGTCAGTAGGTTGAGATAGATTTTTTGGCCTTTTGGTTCAAGAATCCTGTACTGTGCCGGCCAAGTTTTATTGGAATGTGGAATGTCAAAATTGGGGCTGATTCTGATTCTGATATGTCAAAATTGGAATGTGAAAATCAGAGACGCTTGTTGTCTCTGATTCTGATTTCAGTTCCATGGCAGGCTGCCTTAGCTGCGTAAATATATTTCACTGTTCAATCTATTAGCCTCAACAGTTGCCGTGAATTCCTGGTGAAGCAATCTATTTGTGCATACATACATGAATTTGACCAAGCTAACTGTCAACATCTATGCATGAATGAACATCTCGACGATGTGTCGATGTCCACGAACGTCGTTAACCTGGAGAACAAGATGTCCATGCAGAGACAGAGGAAAAAAAGGTCAAACCACCCCTTGGCCAGCTTATCTCCAGCTCCGGCTTCAAAAAAAGGTGTCCGCTTCACACGCAACGGATCGAATGTGCTTAACTTTTATGTGTGATTCATTAGCAGAAAATCTGAAATTTTCAGTGAAGGAACCAGGGGAAGAAAGGGCTAAGGTTTTCCCTATACGAAGATTTGTTTAGCTgctgatgaattgatttcttcaccATATGGCCACATTAGCTTCACTGTGCATACATACACGCATGATAAGGAGAAGAGAGCCATTGTTGTTGACTGAGAAGGAGATACGCATGCATTCATGTGGGTGGAAAAATTGAGGTTAAATGGGGGTCGGAGTTTTGTTCTCCGACCCCTTTTGCACCTTTTGAAAATGGCGTTACTCCTTCAAGCTCGCTGTCGCCGCTGCGGTTCGTCAAGAGTGCGAGCTAACAATGGCGGCAATTCAGGCTTGCAACATCTGAAAAGAAGGCTTGCACAATAAACCAGAATACATACTGAGTTTATTCAGACAAATTAAACAATCCATCGAATCCCGATTTCAGCAAGCTAGCAGAGCATTAATTCATTTCAGTAGGAAAACTTATCTTCCGTTTCAGATCAACAGCTCTGCATGGTGGTATGCAGCATCTGAAAAGAAAGCTTTTGCATAGTAAACCACTGAATAGCAACATCTGAAAAGAAAGCTTTTGCACAGTAAACCAGAATATATTCTAAGTTATTCACACAAATAAAACGATCCATCCTAGCCCGGTTTTAGCAAAGCTAACAGAGCATTCATTTCAGTAGGAAACTTTCCTCCTTTTCAGATTTTCAGATCAAGGCCTGAATAGAGGCATGGCCGCAGCCCACAAGTTCAATTCAGTTTTCAGATCAACAACCCTGCATGGCGACATGAACTGATACCAGATTCATAACCATTTCACCATATATCATCCCTGGCTTTTATACTCCTCAAAACTACAAATGCACACACTAGTACATCAACCCAACACCACAAGTTAGAGCAAGGATTCCAAGCATCACATTCACCAATACCTTCGCTCTGCACTGACATTTGGTAAGTCTACGAGTCTTGGTAACGAGCACTTTGAGTTGCATGCCCCAGGTTAACTGTTTCAGCCTTTGTAGTGAAGCTGAGATTGTAGAATCTGGTTGTCTTCCAGCAACCTGTCGTACTCCAGGAGAAGCTCCTCCGACTGCTTCTGTAGGGCGTTCACATGGGCCTCCGCTTCCAACACCTTCCTCTCGTGATCTTCAGACTCCGATTTCAGCTTCTTCATACTCTCGTTTAGCTTAGCAATCTCCTGGTGGAGCTTCTTGATTTCACTGGAAGATTTCTCCTCCTTTTCACGGAATAACCGGTTCTCCATTTGAAGTTTCTCGACCTCCTCTCTTGATGTGTTGGCTGCTTTCCTCAGTGTAATCAGTTTTCGGAGGTAGTGGTGCAACCGGTCAATGACAAATGCAAGGAATAGAGTAAATCCTGCAGTGAGAGACCAGCTGTTAGAATCTATCATGCCTGccatatttaacaatgaacacatatcctgaattcctgattACACCTAGAGATAAGTGCTATACTTTTGGTTGAAGATAATAATACTAAACTTGCATAAAGCTTTCTGTAAGAGTATCCCATCAGTTGCAAATGTACTGATTAAATTGTTCAGAAAAACAACCTGGCATAACATAATGCATGGAGGCCAACTTTTATCAGTTCAGGTCTGAAACTCCTAACCTTCTACAAGGAAAGAGACCAGATTGGACAGACAGCTTCAAAGGTCAGACAACATGCTATGTATTTTATTTCAGCCAAACTGCCTTAATTACTTTATTTGTGACTAGATGATTTATTGGTTAATAGCACTTAGGGTAGGAACTCTAGTTGTGAGTACAGTGTGTGTACATGAGTCCTTGTATGAACAGGCTGACAAAGTGACAGTCCACCTTTATTAGTTGCCTGGGTATAGTACTCTGTAGATCCAACAAATCCTCCAATGCATAAATCCATATCAATTCCAAATGGGTACATCATACTGACCCTAAGGCATAAACATGAAACGTGTAATAGGTTTGTCATCTCTTATTATTCTACATTGACAGTTTGCATATTAGTATCATGATTCCTAACTTGTACTAGTAAATAAAATTACTAACCTAAGAATGATACTATGTACCAAAATGACCAAATAAAAGCAAAAGGTACTACAGTTACTGAAAATGTGATTTTCTTTCTTAAGCTGTTGCTTGATATAACCTCCATGTGACTTCTGAAATATGCTTGCAGTACAATACTCACTCAACTTACTAGTTCGTACAATGTGATCACATACTGACATAGTGACACTTGCCATTCTAGTTCTTGAATACTTCCTTCGCGTTTGCCACAATGTGGTTTATCAGATTAATAGAGCAAAAAAGCATGGAAACAGAAGTGATGAGACTGATATTCTAAATGGCCACCAAACAGTAGACTATAGTTAAAGAACAAATGATTTCTCACTCCATGCtaccataatttttttatcaccTAGATGGAGCATGAAAGCAGCAAAAACCTGATGCAAGCCTAAAGCAATAGGAGTCCTTATTGTATCCAACCCAGTCCACTACAGTAACATGGTACTACTGTTTCTTTACCAGTTGACCACACAAGGGACCTGGCATAAATGCAAAGTGCAATTTGCTCATTAAGAATTGAACATACACAACATTCTTCAATGATAGGATCATAACTTCCTGCTTCTAGTTTAAAATGTATAATGTAAACTCTCTAGCTTCTGTAAACCTTAGAAGTTAAAACAATATTTGGTTTGCACAATTATCGACCTCCTCCATCATTAAGAGCACTTGCTACACTTCATCCAAGTAGTAGTAACTAGTAAGTTGAGTAGTAAAGAATCAAGAATGATGAAATGGCGAGCTCACCGATGAGGGAGGCCTCGAGGAGGTGAGTCCGCCATAGCACCTGGTCCATGGGGCTGACGGTGCCGAGCTTGAGGCCCCTGTTCTGGATCTTGAGGATGCTGGCGACGCTGGACATGAGGATCACCGAGAGCGTGCAGGCCAGCGTCTTCACCGTCGCCGGGCCCTTCCCCGTCTTCGCCTGCTCCACGCCGCGCATCGCCACCTCCCGCAGCGGCCCCACCTTCACCATCAGcagcagcgccaccgccgcctccgccaacACCACCAAGAACAGCAGCTGAATCATCCTCCCAAAACCaacccttcctctcctctcctctcctccaatcTTTTTCTTCTACTGTTCCGCCCTGAGAAAGCTGGGGGTTTTACCAAAACGAAGACCAGCTTTGCTCAATTTCTTCAGCATCAAATCGAGGAACCGGTGCAGGAATCGAGGTTGCTTTGCAATAACTCCACACCCCAAATGCTGAAGCACTCCTGGTAAAACCTCGGTTCTGACGGGGAGGAGTGGGGAAGAAATCGCAAATTTAATGGGAAAATTTGGAGATTGACAAGAACCTGCCACCTTTCTTGGCCTGCAAAAGGGTAGCTCATCAGCAATCAAGAGACCAAACCCAAAAGGGGGAAGCAAATGGAAAATTTCGAGAGGAGTGAAGAAACGAAGAAAGAAACCCACCTTGCCTTCTCTTGCCAAGAACCAACCCAATAGCTCAATCTCAAACCAATCAAGAGTCTGTAGCCGTGTGGGCAGATTATGGTACGATGCTAAAGAAGAACTAATTAACTAGTAAAGGCGCCGAGGCATTAGAGTAGAGTAgagagagatggcggcggcgaaagGCGACGAGCAGGAAGGCGGCGTGCAAGCAGCTCACTCAgctggaagagagagagagagagagagagagagagaggagtgtgAAAGTTCATGGCCCCTGCTGCCTGCTCCGTGCTCTTTTTGTGATTGATAATGGCGCTTAACGCTGCTAATCCTAAAGTTGCAGGGACATGCTTAACTTTCAAGAGATTTTAAAAAGCTGCTACGAGCAATGCATTAGCAAACTTTACTGAAAACAACCTTTCTTTCTTCCATTTAGATAAGTATATGTGTTTGTGTTAAAGTAGGTGGTTTTTTAACAACAGCTCACACCTTTGTAGAATGTAAATTTCATGCTAGGTTCCTCTGGCAAAACGGCGGTGGGATACGAAACTATGAACCCATAAAAACACTTCGAAAATCGAAAGAAATTTGTGTATACAAAGAAATTCGTGCAAGTCTTTCTGCACTAGTAGAAGTAGAACTGTACAAGTACTGCCCTGGCTATTCTTTTTTATTCTTTCATCTGCTGTATTTTTGGACGATTCTGTAACGTGCCAGTACGGGGACTTGCACCGTGCTCTGCCAATTTGACCAAGTGTGATTCCTGCATTGTCGGCAGATTTCTGGTTTACACCCTGCATTTCTCTCCTCTCTGTAAAACGACGGCTTATCTCATCGTCGTCATTTGTGAAAGACCAAGAACAGCtatagagggggggtgaatatagCAATTCAAATCTTGCCCCCGAAAATACTCATCAAGCCGGATTTCTCAAAATCCTTACTAGAATCGCGGCTATTAGAAGCCGGatctagaaaagaagagagaaaaagaagagagaaggaattcccgaaactagaggaggaagagaaaaggaattcccgaaactagaagagaggtgagaaagagagagcaaaactcaTCATCGCAAAGTTCaaattgcaagcggaatttaaaTTGCGGAATTTAAATGGACAAGGCAAAAATGAAATCCTTCAAATCATTTCATTTATAGGTGATGCAAAATAACCGCTCAACTAGGAGCAAACATACACCTTCAGAGGAACATTAacacaaacttaaaatctctcggacaaacacactccaaactaatcctaatacaaaagcctctcgggcaaacacactccaaactcaCACGGAAACTCTCTCACCGAGCATCTCAAAATGATTACCAAAAGGAGCAACCTCCACCCTTGCATCCatctctctatttatagcctaaGACCCCTAAGACATTGTCTCAAATacccctagggcgaaaccctaACTTAGAACAGATCTGGTCCATCCATTGTTCCTTCTACTCAAAGGAAAAGCTCCAGATGATTGCCACCTCATCGACCCGAaccctcacatggtcttcttgcTGATGAATCCGCGTGCTCTCCGTCTTGACGAATCCAAACTTGCCACGTTGCCCAGCCGCGTCGTGCGCGTTCCGTCTCCTTTTCCTCAGCGCGCGCTCGCCAGCGCCCAACCAGCCCGAAGCCGCCACGCGTCCCGCTGAGCCGCTCCCGCGCGCGCTTGCAAAATCGCGTGTGGGTCCCGCGCTCCTGCACCCGCCTCCGATCGAGTCACGCGAAACGGAGGTTGCCGCGTACGGTTTTCCCGCGCGCGTCCTTGCGCATGCAAGCTGCCTGCACCTCCTGAGCCCATGCGCCATGGGCCGCCGTCTTGGGCCGTCGCTGCTTGGACGATGCAGGcctgccgagccgagccattCACCATCTTGGGCCACGTGGAACGGCTGGATTGGCTTGGCCTCCCTGCCAACCAATCACAGCGCACAtgcacagctagctagcttgactTTTCCACCGAGCCATGCTAGTAGCAACCAGTACAGTGCAAGCTCCTCCTTGCACAAGTACAGTACgtgtacatgcatgtatgctACCTACAGCAAGTACTGTAGCAGCAATGCACTTGCACAGTCCCTTCTGATTTCTTCGCGAATCCGATGCTTGCACACTTGACCTTGTGAAGCCTGTTGCAAAGACCTCCTCACACGGTGTTCGTCCACCGTGTGCAACCTTGTGTCCAATCTTGTCACCCGGCATCCTTGATCG
Coding sequences:
- the LOC4334781 gene encoding uncharacterized protein, which translates into the protein MIQLLFLVVLAEAAVALLLMVKVGPLREVAMRGVEQAKTGKGPATVKTLACTLSVILMSSVASILKIQNRGLKLGTVSPMDQVLWRTHLLEASLIGFTLFLAFVIDRLHHYLRKLITLRKAANTSREEVEKLQMENRLFREKEEKSSSEIKKLHQEIAKLNESMKKLKSESEDHERKVLEAEAHVNALQKQSEELLLEYDRLLEDNQILQSQLHYKG